One window from the genome of Bufo bufo chromosome 4, aBufBuf1.1, whole genome shotgun sequence encodes:
- the LRATD1 gene encoding protein LRATD1, whose product MGNQLDRITHLNYSELPTGDPSGIEKDELRVGVAYFFSDEEEDLDDRGQSERYTVRDPSPSEIEGHILLNEIEFSAYSCQECIFSKLRGSQDLSVYPMQGLLTFCKPGDLLELIFICPTADHSLPPSPHWAVYIGQGQIIHLHRGEIRKDNVFEVGGGCMGRVVSSWYRYRPLTAELVLQNACGHLGLRSDEICWTNSESFAAWCRFGNREFKASGEVHSGNLQYFLKLHLEENNIHTMRFHSLEELIREKRNLDASGKLRVIKELSMMENKE is encoded by the coding sequence ATGGGAAATCAACTGGATCGCATCACCCACCTGAATTACAGCGAGCTGCCAACAGGGGACCCTTCTGGGATAGAAAAGGACGAGTTACGAGTTGGGGTGGCATATTTTTTctctgatgaggaggaggacctggacgaTAGAGGGCAATCTGAACGGTACACTGTAAGGGACCCCAGTCCCAGCGAGATTGAGGGGCATATTCTACTCAATGAAATAGAGTTTTCTGCCTATAGTTGCCAGGAATGCATCTTTTCCAAGCTCAGGGGCAGCCAGGACCTGAGTGTCTATCCTATGCAAGGCTTGTTGACCTTTTGCAAACCAGGGGATCTCCTGGAATTGATCTTTATTTGCCCCACCGCAGACCATTCTCTTCCCCCCTCACCTCACTGGGCAGTTTACATTGGGCAGGGACAGATTATTCACTTGCACCGTGGGGAGATCCGCAAAGACAATGTTTTTGAGGTAGGCGGAGGGTGTATGGGCAGGGTGGTGAGTAGTTGGTATCGATATAGACCCCTGACTGCTGAGCTGGTCCTCCAAAACGCATGTGGTCACCTTGGCTTAAGAAGTGATGAGATCTGCTGGACAAACTCTGAAAGTTTTGCAGCCTGGTGCAGGTTTGGTAACCGAGAATTCAAAGCCAGCGGGGAGGTCCATTCTGGTAACCTTCAGTATTTTTTGAAGCTCCACCTGGAAGAAAACAACATTCATACCATGAGATTTCACAGTCTGGAGGAACTTATACGGGAAAAACGTAATTTGGACGCTAGTGGGAAACTAAGAGTCATCAAAGAACTCTCCATGATGGAGAACAAGGAGTAA